A window of the Diorhabda carinulata isolate Delta chromosome 1, icDioCari1.1, whole genome shotgun sequence genome harbors these coding sequences:
- the LOC130891646 gene encoding fibulin-2, translated as MSTNFFILFFGVICVSVQVTGLSVKDRKHCCDLGTNFATSGNDCKIFKPEWAGPGLRTEKSCLSTVDLCCNKQIRKRECQLGTTDAVNGVSCSYIDGDRKDCCEACQAGIDAARAKERCGGLGLGDPYDEAFNSCCEDYAKVKSTTITTTTTTTTLKSLIDKSLDFENEPIENICDSDVCAQMCEVVGNSFKCDCYKGYVLMEDGISCRPEKRVLKKGGRCEINNPCDHDCTDTGTAIKCSCREGYQLAQDSRTCQDIDECSLNLHDCTETETCINEVGTYICYDDPEFENETIDFENKCPTGYKFNFEKGVCDDIDECQFALICVSPKVCKNTIGSFICEDNSLQCPPGFHYKAAILDCADIDECITGDHDCNKESQICLNTKGNYTCIDKASKHTCPPGFKKNAVTQFCEDIDECEEEENLCAQNEVCVNELGGHTCEPKNVTGLIQTPKSVTLSTTTSTTKTILRSTTTKVVCPKGYTFIEETGVCSDINECQVGVHGCTIAERCDNTIGSYHCTRIFGCGTGYTFNSANGLCEDDDECYLGTHNCRELGPNFKCRNTMGSYRCEPTRPVYNPPSVTERVKPQNSPREPGSVQNIPKYPENNERTPVEEPPFISSKYYTVQTTPIVSTTTTTTERQQFVNHQDPGIVSGTILPIGNPALSGTNVSGTILPIGKSTTEKTMTQKPKPTPSLPSVPTIRIVTPEGTLPYYSPKSTTPSTTVNYYPYRFPSVNPYYSVINGQLKKCLPGYRMNNRGLCEDIDECLSNPCSRFEKCVNYKGRFECIPPIQCKIGYELSESGDQCVDVNECSRGIHKCSSTQICKNYNGYYTCECPPGHHLDKLTNQCEDIDECKIYRPCRTSSSNCVNLRGSFRCDCKPGFQRRSINECSDIDECAQTGLCEHNCVNIWGSYRCSCNQGFTLNRDNRTCTDIDECERFKDKRLCIGTCKNVPGSYRCECPPGYKLGSDGRVCIDIDECQQNVCLSDEVCLNTRGGYKCYRINCPPNYVKDTEHKSRCKRLPSFCDPRDYQCLLLPEQYTYQYITLVSNLPLTHGQINLFRINGPEWHSSRAEFTLKLLDVVCPYGIEKVNENYFRKSNIQFNSMALDLVKPIQGPQEIKLQIEMHLYQSNIIIGNAVVYIIIVVSEFPF; from the exons aaaacgTGAATGTCAATTGGGAACGACAGATGCAGTGAATGGCGTATCATGTTCATACATTGATGGTGACAGAAAG GATTGTTGTGAAGCTTGTCAAGCAGGTATAGATGCAGCTAGAGCTAAAGAACGTTGTGGTGGCTTAGGATTAGGTGATCCGTACGATGAAGCTTTTAATAGTTGTTGCGAAGATTATGCTAAAGTTAAGTCTACAACTATTACCACCACCACAACAACAACTACTCTGAAGTCATTGATAGATAAATCACTGGATTTTGAGAACGAAC cTATTGAAAACATATGCGATTCAGATGTTTGTGCTCAAATGTGTGAAGTGGTTGGTAATTCCTTTAAATGTGATTGTTACAAAGGGTACGTCCTAATGGAAGATGGTATATCTTGTAGACCAGAAAAGCGAGTGTTAAAGAAAGGAGGAAG GTGTGAAATAAATAACCCTTGTGATCATGATTGCACAGATACAGGTACTGCTATCAAATGCTCTTGCCGTGAAGGATATCAACTGGCGCAAGACAGCAGAACATGCCAAG ATATTGATGAATGTAGTTTAAACCTTCATGACTGTACTGAAACAGAAACTTGCATAAATGAAGTAGGAACTTATATATGTTACGATGACCCTGAATTTGAAAACGAAAccattgattttgaaaataaatgtccAACTggatataaattcaattttgaaaaaggcGTTTGCGACG ATATTGATGAATGCCAATTCGCGTTGATATGTGTTTCTCCTAAAGTTTGCAAGAACACAATTGGATCATTCATATGTGAAGACAATAGTCTTCAATGCCCACCGGGATTTCATTACAAAGCTGCTATACTAGATTGTGCAG ACATTGACGAATGTATAACGGGCGACCATGATTGTAACAAAGAATCGCAGATTTGTTTAAACACAAAAGGCAACTACACGTGTATAGATAAAGCTTCCAAACATACATGTCCACCTGGTTTCAAAAAAAACGCTGTCACTCAATTCTGCGAAGATATCGACGAgtgtgaagaagaagaaaatctttGTGCTCAAAATGAAGTATGCGTGAATGAACTAGGTGGCCACACATGCGAGCCCAAAAATGTAACAGGTCTGATACAAACACCCAAATCAGTAACACTATCAACCACAACATCAACAACGAAAACAATTCTCAGATCTACTACTACGAAAGTAGTGTGTCCTAAAGGTTACACTTTTATAGAAGAGACCGGCGTTTGTTCTG aTATTAATGAATGCCAAGTAGGAGTACATGGTTGTACAATTGCTGAGAGATGCGATAACACAATTGGGTCTTACCACTGCACGCGTATATTTGGTTGCGGAACAGGGTACACGTTCAACTCTGCAAATGGCTTATGTGAAGATGACGATGAATGTTACTTGGGAACTCACAACTGTAGAGAACTTGGACCGAATTTCAAATGTAGAAATACAATGGGATCTTACCGTTGTGAACCTACGAGACCTGTTTATAACCCCCCATCGGTTACAGAAAGAGTTAAACCACAAAATTCGCCAAGAGAACCAGGGTCTGTTCAAAATATTCCTAAATATCCTGAAAATAACGAACGTACTCCTGTTGAAGAACCACCATTTATTTCATCTAAATATTATACTGTACAAACAACCCCTATAGTTTCCACAACTACTACAACTACTGAACGACAACAATTTGTCAATCATCAAGATCCTGGAATCGTGTCTGGAACCATCCTACCTATTGGTAATCCCGCTTTAAGCGGAACCAATGTGTCAGGTACCATACTTCCTATTGGAAAGTCTACAACCGAAAAGACCATGACACAAAAACCCAAGCCTACCCCAAGCTTACCTTCTGTTCCAACGATTAGAATTGTAACACCAGAAGGAACATTGCCATACTATTCACCAAAGAGTACAACACCTTCCACTACTGTGAATTATTATCCCTACAGGTTTCCGTCTGTAAATCCTTACTATTCAGTTATTAATGGACAGCTTAAAAAATGCCTACCAGGTTATAGAATGAATAATCGTGGACTATGTGAAg ATATTGACGAATGCCTGAGCAATCCTTGTAGTCGATTTGAAAAATGCGTAAACTACAAAGGCCGATTCGAATGTATACCGCCAATCCAATGTAAAATCGGATACGAATTAAGCGAATCCGGAGACCAGTGCGTAG ATGTTAATGAATGTTCAAGAGGTATCCACAAATGTTCCTCTACACAAATATGTAAAAACTATAATGGATACTACACTTGTGAATGTCCACCTGGTCATCATTTGGACAAGTTAACCAATCAATGCGAAGATATTGATGAATGCAAAATTTACCGG CCTTGTCGAACATCATCTTCAAATTGTGTGAACTTACGAGGATCGTTCAGATGTGATTGTAAACCTGGATTTCAGAGAAGGTCTATTAACGAATGCAGTGACATAGATGAATGCGCTCAAACTGGTCTGTGCGAACATAATTGTGTCAATATTTGGGGATCATATAGATGCAGTTGTAATCAAGGATTCACATTAAATAGAGATAACAG aACATGTACTGATATAGATGAATGTGAAAGATTTAAGGACAAGAGACTGTGCATTGGCACTTGTAAAAATGTTCCTGGCAGTTACAGATGCGAGTGTCCGCCTGGTTATAAATTAGGAAGTGATGGAAGAGTTTGTATAg ATATAGACGAATGCCAACAAAACGTATGTCTATCAGATGAGGTGTGCTTAAATACTAGAGGAGGATACAAATGCTACAGGATTAATTGTCCTCCAAATTATGTAAAAGACACGGAACATAAATC tcgCTGTAAACGTCTTCCATCTTTCTGCGATCCAAGGGATTACCAATGTCTCCTTTTACCAGAACAATATACTTACCAATACATAACTTTGGTGTCAAACCTACCATTAACTCACGGACAAATCAACTTGTTTAGAATAAATGGTCCTGAATGGCATTCTTCCAGAGCGGAATTTACATTAAAACTTCTAGATGTTGTTTGTCCATACGGTATCGAAAAAGTTAATGAGAATTACTTTAGGAAGTCCAACATACAATTTAACAGTATGGCATTAGATTTGGTTAAACCTATACAGGGCCCTCaagaaataaaactacaaattgAGATGCACTTGTAccaatcaaatattataataggaAACGCTGTTGTTTATATCATTATTGTGGTATCCGAATTTcccttttaa
- the LOC130896117 gene encoding FERM domain-containing protein 5 isoform X1 → MLKFGSKHDSNIVYKCTVRLLEDTEILECEYRPQHKGKYLLEYVCQQLNLVEQDYLGLRYVDNQDQRHWLDLGKSICKQVKELDPVLFSFRVKFYPPDPFRLKEEITRYQIFLQLKRDLLHGRLYCGTNEAAMLSALILQGELGDYDPEIHVGNYISDMKILLKQTEAIEDKAMEIHQKQLKGQSQSQVETAFLKLACQLDTYGVDPHPVKGLLQDQKRSQLYLGINYSGILTFQGSRKTHHFRWPDIQKINYEGKVFIIHLNYNDKKHTVGFKCPSGQACRHVWRCAVEQMLFFTLPTSSDAPSVVTGGGFFSWGTKFKYTGRTEKEILEDSGSPSREEPNIQRTSSVRRKASSVPATPSTPLQPHLGYCSLPRSSHSDVGSSRMESSNSTGLLSGLDNNPSQIYSDVAALETVTEDQEAIGAMKLRTTVLKEDSMDRFSDYYFRDSFEHSSSESQLVDNYRGYETTNPSHRSSRSQTPLSHSQVDSGRIYLPNTSQPAQSNVKKIKKFNILSAFIPSLVIVMVLAVVSTIVVLESDWELLSNVRNIPEMVTLKYQVYEPVKQYWKNKFGLLF, encoded by the exons CCACAGCACaaaggaaaatatttgttgGAATATGTGTGTCAACAACTTAATTTGGTAGAACAAGATTATTTGGGGCTTCGCTATGTGGACAATCAAGATCAGAGA CACTGGTTGGATTTGGGTAAATCAATTTGTAAACAAGTGAAGGAACTTGACCCTGTTCTCTTCAGCTTTAGAGTAAAATTTTATCCCCCTGATCCCTTCAGACTGAAAGAGGAGATTACAAGATATCAGatatttttgcaattaaaaaGAGATCTGTTACATGGTAGATTGTATTGTGGCACCAATGAAGCTGCAATGCTTTCAGCATTAATATTGCAAG GTGAATTGGGAGATTATGATCCTGAAATACACGTAGGTAATTATATTTCTgacatgaaaatattattaaaacaaacagAAGCAATAGAAGATAAAGCAATGGAAATACACCAGAAGCAGTTGAAAGGTCAAAGCCAGAGTCAAGTGGAAACAGCTTTTTTGAAATTAGCCTGTCAACTTGACACATATGGAGTTGATCCCCATCCTGTTAAG gGTTTGTTGCAGGATCAGAAAAGAAGTCAACTTTATTTAGGAATTAATTACAGTGGTATACTGACTTTTCAAGGGAGTCGTAAAACACACCACTTCAGGTGGCCtgatatacaaaaaatcaattatgaagGAAAAGTGTTCATTATCCACCTGAATTATAACGAT aaaaaacatacAGTAGGCTTTAAGTGCCCTTCAGGTCAAGCATGTAGACATGTTTGGAGATGTGCTGTTGAACAGATGTTATTTTTTAC tttgCCAACTAGCTCTGACGCCCCATCGGTAGTAACAGGAGGAGGATTCTTTTCCTGGGGTACCAAGTTCAAATATACTGGTCGAACAGAAAAAGAGATATTAGAAGATAGTGGTTCCCCATCTAGGGAGGAACCAAATATTCAACGTACTTCTAGTGTTAGGAGAAAAGCGTCTAGTGTACCTGCTACTCCATCCACACCCTTACAGCCTCATTTAG GTTACTGTAGTTTACCAAGGTCAAGTCACTCTGATGTGGGTAGTTCCCGAATGGAGTCTAGCAATAGTACAGGTTTATTGTCAGGATTAGACAATAATCCTTCTCAGATCTACAGTGATGTTGCTGCCTTAGAAACCGTTACAGAAGATCAAGAAGCAATAGGTGCCATGAAGCTACGTACCACAG tGTTGAAGGAAGACTCGATGGATCGTTTCAGTGACTACTATTTTCGCGATTCGTTCGAGCATTCATCATCAGAATCTCAGTTGGTCGATAACTACCGAGGGTATGAAACAACAAATCCATCTCACCGTTCAAGTAGAAGTCAAACTCCTTTGTCACATTCCCAAGTTGATTCCGGGAGAATTTATTTACCGAATACATCTCAACCAGCGCAAAGcaatgttaaaaaaatcaaaaagtttaatattttgagTGCTTTTATACCTTCTTTAGTTATCGTTATGGTTTTAGCTGTGGTTTCTACAATTGTTGTTCTAGAAAGTGACTGGGAGTTGTTGAGTAACGTTAGGAATATTCCTGAGATGGTAACGCTAAAATACCAAGTGTACGAGCCAGTGAAACAGTACTGGAAGAATAAATTCGGacttttattttag
- the LOC130896117 gene encoding FERM domain-containing protein 5 isoform X2, translating to MLKFGSKHDSNIVYKCTVRLLEDTEILECEYRPQHKGKYLLEYVCQQLNLVEQDYLGLRYVDNQDQRDLGKSICKQVKELDPVLFSFRVKFYPPDPFRLKEEITRYQIFLQLKRDLLHGRLYCGTNEAAMLSALILQGELGDYDPEIHVGNYISDMKILLKQTEAIEDKAMEIHQKQLKGQSQSQVETAFLKLACQLDTYGVDPHPVKGLLQDQKRSQLYLGINYSGILTFQGSRKTHHFRWPDIQKINYEGKVFIIHLNYNDKKHTVGFKCPSGQACRHVWRCAVEQMLFFTLPTSSDAPSVVTGGGFFSWGTKFKYTGRTEKEILEDSGSPSREEPNIQRTSSVRRKASSVPATPSTPLQPHLGYCSLPRSSHSDVGSSRMESSNSTGLLSGLDNNPSQIYSDVAALETVTEDQEAIGAMKLRTTVLKEDSMDRFSDYYFRDSFEHSSSESQLVDNYRGYETTNPSHRSSRSQTPLSHSQVDSGRIYLPNTSQPAQSNVKKIKKFNILSAFIPSLVIVMVLAVVSTIVVLESDWELLSNVRNIPEMVTLKYQVYEPVKQYWKNKFGLLF from the exons CCACAGCACaaaggaaaatatttgttgGAATATGTGTGTCAACAACTTAATTTGGTAGAACAAGATTATTTGGGGCTTCGCTATGTGGACAATCAAGATCAGAGA GATTTGGGTAAATCAATTTGTAAACAAGTGAAGGAACTTGACCCTGTTCTCTTCAGCTTTAGAGTAAAATTTTATCCCCCTGATCCCTTCAGACTGAAAGAGGAGATTACAAGATATCAGatatttttgcaattaaaaaGAGATCTGTTACATGGTAGATTGTATTGTGGCACCAATGAAGCTGCAATGCTTTCAGCATTAATATTGCAAG GTGAATTGGGAGATTATGATCCTGAAATACACGTAGGTAATTATATTTCTgacatgaaaatattattaaaacaaacagAAGCAATAGAAGATAAAGCAATGGAAATACACCAGAAGCAGTTGAAAGGTCAAAGCCAGAGTCAAGTGGAAACAGCTTTTTTGAAATTAGCCTGTCAACTTGACACATATGGAGTTGATCCCCATCCTGTTAAG gGTTTGTTGCAGGATCAGAAAAGAAGTCAACTTTATTTAGGAATTAATTACAGTGGTATACTGACTTTTCAAGGGAGTCGTAAAACACACCACTTCAGGTGGCCtgatatacaaaaaatcaattatgaagGAAAAGTGTTCATTATCCACCTGAATTATAACGAT aaaaaacatacAGTAGGCTTTAAGTGCCCTTCAGGTCAAGCATGTAGACATGTTTGGAGATGTGCTGTTGAACAGATGTTATTTTTTAC tttgCCAACTAGCTCTGACGCCCCATCGGTAGTAACAGGAGGAGGATTCTTTTCCTGGGGTACCAAGTTCAAATATACTGGTCGAACAGAAAAAGAGATATTAGAAGATAGTGGTTCCCCATCTAGGGAGGAACCAAATATTCAACGTACTTCTAGTGTTAGGAGAAAAGCGTCTAGTGTACCTGCTACTCCATCCACACCCTTACAGCCTCATTTAG GTTACTGTAGTTTACCAAGGTCAAGTCACTCTGATGTGGGTAGTTCCCGAATGGAGTCTAGCAATAGTACAGGTTTATTGTCAGGATTAGACAATAATCCTTCTCAGATCTACAGTGATGTTGCTGCCTTAGAAACCGTTACAGAAGATCAAGAAGCAATAGGTGCCATGAAGCTACGTACCACAG tGTTGAAGGAAGACTCGATGGATCGTTTCAGTGACTACTATTTTCGCGATTCGTTCGAGCATTCATCATCAGAATCTCAGTTGGTCGATAACTACCGAGGGTATGAAACAACAAATCCATCTCACCGTTCAAGTAGAAGTCAAACTCCTTTGTCACATTCCCAAGTTGATTCCGGGAGAATTTATTTACCGAATACATCTCAACCAGCGCAAAGcaatgttaaaaaaatcaaaaagtttaatattttgagTGCTTTTATACCTTCTTTAGTTATCGTTATGGTTTTAGCTGTGGTTTCTACAATTGTTGTTCTAGAAAGTGACTGGGAGTTGTTGAGTAACGTTAGGAATATTCCTGAGATGGTAACGCTAAAATACCAAGTGTACGAGCCAGTGAAACAGTACTGGAAGAATAAATTCGGacttttattttag
- the LOC130896117 gene encoding FERM domain-containing protein 5 isoform X4: MLKFGSKHDSNIVYKCTVRLLEDTEILECEYRPQHKGKYLLEYVCQQLNLVEQDYLGLRYVDNQDQRHWLDLGKSICKQVKELDPVLFSFRVKFYPPDPFRLKEEITRYQIFLQLKRDLLHGRLYCGTNEAAMLSALILQGELGDYDPEIHVGNYISDMKILLKQTEAIEDKAMEIHQKQLKGQSQSQVETAFLKLACQLDTYGVDPHPVKDQKRSQLYLGINYSGILTFQGSRKTHHFRWPDIQKINYEGKVFIIHLNYNDKKHTVGFKCPSGQACRHVWRCAVEQMLFFTLPTSSDAPSVVTGGGFFSWGTKFKYTGRTEKEILEDSGSPSREEPNIQRTSSVRRKASSVPATPSTPLQPHLGYCSLPRSSHSDVGSSRMESSNSTGLLSGLDNNPSQIYSDVAALETVTEDQEAIGAMKLRTTVLKEDSMDRFSDYYFRDSFEHSSSESQLVDNYRGYETTNPSHRSSRSQTPLSHSQVDSGRIYLPNTSQPAQSNVKKIKKFNILSAFIPSLVIVMVLAVVSTIVVLESDWELLSNVRNIPEMVTLKYQVYEPVKQYWKNKFGLLF; encoded by the exons CCACAGCACaaaggaaaatatttgttgGAATATGTGTGTCAACAACTTAATTTGGTAGAACAAGATTATTTGGGGCTTCGCTATGTGGACAATCAAGATCAGAGA CACTGGTTGGATTTGGGTAAATCAATTTGTAAACAAGTGAAGGAACTTGACCCTGTTCTCTTCAGCTTTAGAGTAAAATTTTATCCCCCTGATCCCTTCAGACTGAAAGAGGAGATTACAAGATATCAGatatttttgcaattaaaaaGAGATCTGTTACATGGTAGATTGTATTGTGGCACCAATGAAGCTGCAATGCTTTCAGCATTAATATTGCAAG GTGAATTGGGAGATTATGATCCTGAAATACACGTAGGTAATTATATTTCTgacatgaaaatattattaaaacaaacagAAGCAATAGAAGATAAAGCAATGGAAATACACCAGAAGCAGTTGAAAGGTCAAAGCCAGAGTCAAGTGGAAACAGCTTTTTTGAAATTAGCCTGTCAACTTGACACATATGGAGTTGATCCCCATCCTGTTAAG GATCAGAAAAGAAGTCAACTTTATTTAGGAATTAATTACAGTGGTATACTGACTTTTCAAGGGAGTCGTAAAACACACCACTTCAGGTGGCCtgatatacaaaaaatcaattatgaagGAAAAGTGTTCATTATCCACCTGAATTATAACGAT aaaaaacatacAGTAGGCTTTAAGTGCCCTTCAGGTCAAGCATGTAGACATGTTTGGAGATGTGCTGTTGAACAGATGTTATTTTTTAC tttgCCAACTAGCTCTGACGCCCCATCGGTAGTAACAGGAGGAGGATTCTTTTCCTGGGGTACCAAGTTCAAATATACTGGTCGAACAGAAAAAGAGATATTAGAAGATAGTGGTTCCCCATCTAGGGAGGAACCAAATATTCAACGTACTTCTAGTGTTAGGAGAAAAGCGTCTAGTGTACCTGCTACTCCATCCACACCCTTACAGCCTCATTTAG GTTACTGTAGTTTACCAAGGTCAAGTCACTCTGATGTGGGTAGTTCCCGAATGGAGTCTAGCAATAGTACAGGTTTATTGTCAGGATTAGACAATAATCCTTCTCAGATCTACAGTGATGTTGCTGCCTTAGAAACCGTTACAGAAGATCAAGAAGCAATAGGTGCCATGAAGCTACGTACCACAG tGTTGAAGGAAGACTCGATGGATCGTTTCAGTGACTACTATTTTCGCGATTCGTTCGAGCATTCATCATCAGAATCTCAGTTGGTCGATAACTACCGAGGGTATGAAACAACAAATCCATCTCACCGTTCAAGTAGAAGTCAAACTCCTTTGTCACATTCCCAAGTTGATTCCGGGAGAATTTATTTACCGAATACATCTCAACCAGCGCAAAGcaatgttaaaaaaatcaaaaagtttaatattttgagTGCTTTTATACCTTCTTTAGTTATCGTTATGGTTTTAGCTGTGGTTTCTACAATTGTTGTTCTAGAAAGTGACTGGGAGTTGTTGAGTAACGTTAGGAATATTCCTGAGATGGTAACGCTAAAATACCAAGTGTACGAGCCAGTGAAACAGTACTGGAAGAATAAATTCGGacttttattttag
- the LOC130896117 gene encoding FERM domain-containing protein 5 isoform X3, with the protein MLKFGSKHDSNIVYKCTVRLLEDTEILECEYRPQHKGKYLLEYVCQQLNLVEQDYLGLRYVDNQDQRHWLDLGKSICKQVKELDPVLFSFRVKFYPPDPFRLKEEITRYQIFLQLKRDLLHGRLYCGTNEAAMLSALILQGELGDYDPEIHVGNYISDMKILLKQTEAIEDKAMEIHQKQLKGQSQSQVETAFLKLACQLDTYGVDPHPVKGLLQDQKRSQLYLGINYSGILTFQGSRKTHHFRWPDIQKINYEGKVFIIHLNYNDKKHTVGFKCPSGQACRHVWRCAVEQMLFFTSDAPSVVTGGGFFSWGTKFKYTGRTEKEILEDSGSPSREEPNIQRTSSVRRKASSVPATPSTPLQPHLGYCSLPRSSHSDVGSSRMESSNSTGLLSGLDNNPSQIYSDVAALETVTEDQEAIGAMKLRTTVLKEDSMDRFSDYYFRDSFEHSSSESQLVDNYRGYETTNPSHRSSRSQTPLSHSQVDSGRIYLPNTSQPAQSNVKKIKKFNILSAFIPSLVIVMVLAVVSTIVVLESDWELLSNVRNIPEMVTLKYQVYEPVKQYWKNKFGLLF; encoded by the exons CCACAGCACaaaggaaaatatttgttgGAATATGTGTGTCAACAACTTAATTTGGTAGAACAAGATTATTTGGGGCTTCGCTATGTGGACAATCAAGATCAGAGA CACTGGTTGGATTTGGGTAAATCAATTTGTAAACAAGTGAAGGAACTTGACCCTGTTCTCTTCAGCTTTAGAGTAAAATTTTATCCCCCTGATCCCTTCAGACTGAAAGAGGAGATTACAAGATATCAGatatttttgcaattaaaaaGAGATCTGTTACATGGTAGATTGTATTGTGGCACCAATGAAGCTGCAATGCTTTCAGCATTAATATTGCAAG GTGAATTGGGAGATTATGATCCTGAAATACACGTAGGTAATTATATTTCTgacatgaaaatattattaaaacaaacagAAGCAATAGAAGATAAAGCAATGGAAATACACCAGAAGCAGTTGAAAGGTCAAAGCCAGAGTCAAGTGGAAACAGCTTTTTTGAAATTAGCCTGTCAACTTGACACATATGGAGTTGATCCCCATCCTGTTAAG gGTTTGTTGCAGGATCAGAAAAGAAGTCAACTTTATTTAGGAATTAATTACAGTGGTATACTGACTTTTCAAGGGAGTCGTAAAACACACCACTTCAGGTGGCCtgatatacaaaaaatcaattatgaagGAAAAGTGTTCATTATCCACCTGAATTATAACGAT aaaaaacatacAGTAGGCTTTAAGTGCCCTTCAGGTCAAGCATGTAGACATGTTTGGAGATGTGCTGTTGAACAGATGTTATTTTTTAC CTCTGACGCCCCATCGGTAGTAACAGGAGGAGGATTCTTTTCCTGGGGTACCAAGTTCAAATATACTGGTCGAACAGAAAAAGAGATATTAGAAGATAGTGGTTCCCCATCTAGGGAGGAACCAAATATTCAACGTACTTCTAGTGTTAGGAGAAAAGCGTCTAGTGTACCTGCTACTCCATCCACACCCTTACAGCCTCATTTAG GTTACTGTAGTTTACCAAGGTCAAGTCACTCTGATGTGGGTAGTTCCCGAATGGAGTCTAGCAATAGTACAGGTTTATTGTCAGGATTAGACAATAATCCTTCTCAGATCTACAGTGATGTTGCTGCCTTAGAAACCGTTACAGAAGATCAAGAAGCAATAGGTGCCATGAAGCTACGTACCACAG tGTTGAAGGAAGACTCGATGGATCGTTTCAGTGACTACTATTTTCGCGATTCGTTCGAGCATTCATCATCAGAATCTCAGTTGGTCGATAACTACCGAGGGTATGAAACAACAAATCCATCTCACCGTTCAAGTAGAAGTCAAACTCCTTTGTCACATTCCCAAGTTGATTCCGGGAGAATTTATTTACCGAATACATCTCAACCAGCGCAAAGcaatgttaaaaaaatcaaaaagtttaatattttgagTGCTTTTATACCTTCTTTAGTTATCGTTATGGTTTTAGCTGTGGTTTCTACAATTGTTGTTCTAGAAAGTGACTGGGAGTTGTTGAGTAACGTTAGGAATATTCCTGAGATGGTAACGCTAAAATACCAAGTGTACGAGCCAGTGAAACAGTACTGGAAGAATAAATTCGGacttttattttag